The following proteins are encoded in a genomic region of Hirundo rustica isolate bHirRus1 chromosome 3, bHirRus1.pri.v3, whole genome shotgun sequence:
- the HNRNPU gene encoding heterogeneous nuclear ribonucleoprotein U codes for MSCSPVNVKKLKVSELKEELKKRRLSDKGLKAELMERLQAALDQEEAGGGGPASGAAEPGNGSVEGEAAEIGGGAAQLRQGGGPGQAAASAMEDDDEEGLEAADGDAMELGEENGERAGGGPMEEEAGGEEEEEEEEEDENGDDQGFQEGEDELADEEEAAAGDANGHGDQQPQQPQQPQQPPPLLPPRSAAAAKEAPGKSAGGASGPAAASGPAGPAKQQQQQKKAEGGGGGGRPGAQGAGGDGKTEQKPGEKKRGVKRPREDHGRGYFEYIEENKYSRAKSPQPPVEEEDEHFDDTVVCLDTYNCDLHFKISRDRFSASSLTMESFAFLWAGGRASYGVSKGKVCFEMKVTEKIPVKHLYTKDIDIHEVRVGWSLNTSGMLLGEEEFSYGYSLKGIKTCNCETEDFGEKFDENDVIGCFANFDGDEVELSYSKNGQELGVAFKISKEVLDGRPLFPHVLCHNCAVEFNFGQKEEPYFPVPEEYTFIQKVPLEDRVRGPKGPEQKKDCEVVMMIGLPGAGKTTWVTKHAAANPGKYNILGTNTIMDKMMVAGFKRQMADTGKLNTLLQRAPQCLGKFIEIAARKKRNFILDQTNVSAAAQRRKMCLFAGFQRKAVVVCPKDEDYKQRTQKKAEVEGKDLPEHAVLKMKGNFTLPEVAECFDEIIYVELQKEEAQKLLEQYKEESKKALPPEKKQNTGSKKNKKSNKNQFNRGQRGRGGFNMRGNFRGGVPGNRGGYNRRGGNMPQRGGGGGGGGSSGAIGYPYPRGPVFPSRGGYSNRGNYNRGGMPNRGNYNQNFRGRGNNRGYKNQSQGYNQWQQGQFWGQKPWSQHYHQGYY; via the exons atgagCTGCTCGCCCGTGAACGTGAAGAAGCTGAAGGTGTCGGAGCTGAAGGAGGAGCTGAAAAAGCGGCGCCTCTCAGACAAGGGCCTCAAGGCTGAGCTCATGGAGCGACTCCAGGCCGCGCTAGACCAGGAGGAggccggcgggggcggccccgccaGCGGCGCGGCCGAGCCCGGCAACGGCAGCGTGGAGGGGGAGGCGGCCGAGATCGGCGGGGGCGCCGCGCAGCTCCGCCAGGGGGGAGGCCCCGGCCAGGCCGCGGCCTCCGCCATGGAGGACGACGacgaggaagggctggaggccGCCGATGGCGACGCCATGGAGCTGGGCGAGGAGAACGGCgagcgggccgggggcggccccatggaggaggaggcgggcggcgaggaggaggaagaggaggaggaggaggatgagaacGGCGACGACCAGGGTTTCCAAGAGGGGGAGGACGAGCTGGCCGACGAGGAGGAGGCCGCGGCCGGGGACGCCAACGGCCACGGTGACCAGCAGccgcagcagccccagcagccgcAGCAGCCCCCGCCGCTCCTCCCGCCgcgcagcgccgccgccgccaagGAGGCTCCCGGCAAGAGCGCCGGGGGCGCCTCGgggcccgccgccgcctccggcCCAGCGGGCCCcgccaagcagcagcagcagcagaagaaagcggaaggcggcggcggaggcggcCGCCCCGGGGCGCAGGGCGCCGGGG GAGATGGTAAAACAGAGCAAAAGCCTGGTGAGAAGAAGAGGGGAGTGAAGAGACCACGTGAAGACCATGGTCGAGGATACTTTGAATACATTGAGGAAAACAAGTATAGCAG ggCCAAGTCCCCTCAACCACCTGTTGAAGAAGAAGATGAACATTTTGATGACACGGTGGTTTGTCTTGATACTT ATAACTGTGacctacattttaaaatctcaagAGACCGGTTTAGTGCTTCCTCTCTGACCATGGaaagctttgctttcctttgggCTGGAGGGAGAGCCTCCTATGGAGTTTCTAAAGGCAAAGTCTGCTTTGAGATGAAG GTTACAGAAAAGATTCCTGTTAAACACCTGTATACAAAAGATATTGACATACATGAAGTGCGAGTTGGCTGGTCACTGAACACAAGTGGAATGTTGCTCG GTGAAGAAGAATTTTCTTATGGATATTCtctaaaaggaataaaaacatgCAATTGTGAGACTGAAGACTTTGGTGAGAAGTTTGATGAAAATGATGTGATTGGATGTTTTGCT aactTTGATGGTGATGAAGTGGAACTCTCATATTCCAAGAATGGACAAGAGCTTGGTGTTGCATTCAAAATAAGCAAGGAAGTTCTTGATGGGCGACCACTCTTTCCACATGTTCTCTGCCATAACTGTGCAGTTGAGTTTAACTTTGGTCAGAAGGAGGAACCGTACTTCCCTGTACCTGAAGAGTATACCTTCATCCAGAAGGTCCCTCTGGAGGATAGAGTCCGAGGACCAAAGGGACCTGAGCAGAAGAAAGATTGTGAA GTGGTGATGATGATTGGCTTGCCTGGAGCTGGCAAGACTACATGGGTTACCAAACATGCAGCAGCAAATCCTGGGAAATACAACATTCTTGGGACAAATACTATTATGGACAAAATGATG GTTGCAGGCTTTAAGCGTCAGATGGCAGATACTGGCAAACTTAACACACTGTTGCAGAGAGCTCCTCAGTGTCTTGGAAAGTTCATTGAGATCGCAGCTCGTAAGAAGCGGAATTTCATTTTGGATCAG acaaatgTGTCTGCAGCTGcgcagaggagaaaaatgtgcCTGTTTGCAGGCTTCCAGCGCAAAGCAGTTGTTGTTTGCCCAAAAGATGAAGACTACAAGCAAAGAACACAAAAGAAGGCAGAGGTGGAGGGAAAAGATCTTCCAGAGCATGCAGTTCTCAAAATGAAAG GGAACTTCACACTGCCAGAGGTAGCAGAATGTTTTGATGAAATAATCTATGTAGAGTTGCAAAAAGAAGAAGCTCAGAAGCTTTTGGAACAGTATAAAGAAGAAAGTAAGAAAGCTCTTCcaccagaaaagaaacaaaacaccgGCTCAAAGAAGAACAAGAAGAGcaataaaaatcaatttaatagGGGTCAGAGAGGACGTGGAGGATTCAACATGCGGGGCAACttcagaggaggag TCCCTGGCAATCGTGGTGGATACAACAGGAGGGGAGGCAACATGCCTCAGCGAGGTGGTGGAGGCGGTGGCGGTGGCAGCAGTGGAGCAATTGGCTACCCATATCCTCGTGGCCCTGTCTTTCCAAGCAGAGGTGGCTACTCAAACAGAGGAAACTATAACAGAGGTGGAATGCCCAACAGGGGAAACTACAACCAG AACTTCAGAGGAAGGGGAAATAATCGTGGCTACAAAAACCAATCTCAGGGCTACAACCAGTGGCAGCAGGGT CAATTCTGGGGTCAGAAGCCATGGAGTCAGCATTATCACCAAGGATATTATTGA